In Setaria italica strain Yugu1 chromosome IX, Setaria_italica_v2.0, whole genome shotgun sequence, the genomic stretch GATAGGTATGAAGTGAAGTCACCGTGTTGGGAGGTGGAAGGCCAACTGGTGGAAGCATTCACGAAGTCTCCTTTGCATAGTCTTCCGTAAAATGGCCATAACTCCTATTTGGAAAGTCCAAATATTACTCCAGTTGTTATCATGCGAAACTAAACTTGATGAAGTTTCCAACCTTGTGCATTATGGTCCCATCTCTTCTCGATCTAGTACAGACGTGGATGAGAAGTTGAAGCATCTATCATGTAACCCTAAGTCTTATGTGTGTAAGCTCTCTCAGCTTGGCCAACGGTCTTGATTTCTATGTAATCATCTGCATCTTCTATGTAACCTAGTGTAGAAGTTTCTTGTGTAAAACTAAGTAGGAGTAGAGTACACGACTTAGACACTACGATTctcaaaaatgttgaaatgtaATCTAGAGAGAAAAGCACGCACCTCTTGTTAGAGGTTCTTAGAATGGCTGTGTGTTACTGATCCTTCATAAGCTTGGGTGCGTGTATCCAACACTTGGTTTTGTGTAACCAGTCTTGCACTTGTTTCTTTATGCGTAACCAGAGATGGACTTTTTGTAACTGGTGGCATCACCGACGCACCCGGCTTAACTATTACAGCTGCAGGCATAGTAAGCGGCGATGCATCTGAATTATGTATAGCTATGATGTCCTCAAACAATACGCTGCCGTGTGGAGCTTCATTGCGCGTCAAACTCGAGGCACTCTCCGACACGCTAGCAATGCTGGTACGCTCGCGGGGCCACCTGTGGCTGCCCAGCCTCTTGGTGCTCATCCTCGCCATCAGGTTCACGCACTAGGTGACGGTGCTCGACGCTGAACACGACACTCAAGGACATCTCCATCACCACGTTCTCCATCCACTTCCTCAACAGCTTGCTTGGCATCGACGCGGTCCGCCATTGTCTCGCCGTCTCCAGCGGTATACCTTGACGTGCGCGCACTCAGGAACCGGAAACACATTAAATTCAGGTGAAAAAAATCACAATCCCCATTTTCTAGTTACAGTCAAACTTTTCTGACAACCAGTGTATATATAAGTTTTTTTGCTTTTGGGGATTATTTAAAAGACTTGTTTGCAAACTATTTTTTTCAGAACAAGCTTTACACAAATAACCTATCAGGACAAATATATACTTGTTGACGCTTTTTCTGGTCAGCACACGAATTGCGCTTGCTCGCGCATGCACCAAAGATCACCTCGTCGGCGTCGCTAAACcaggccggtcagaccgatcCTTACAGAGCCACTGCGAAAACCTAAGATCGCcgcctcgggagggaccccgtcggAGGTGACGcacctagggttgctctgagatcggtCAGGCCACTCAGAGCTTCCTCAACCGCCGTCAAGACGAAGGAGGAAAGAAAaagggttggaaaagctagggtttggagataaaaggtAAAAAGATTTGTTTGACAATTGGGTATtagccctcaatcggccagggccctctatatttatagggtgggaggccTTTTCCCGCAAGAAAGTCCTGTTTCAACTCCAATTCAACCAGGACTCTCGATTTCTTCTTGAACTAGggtagaccggtctgaccggtcagggaacccggtcagaccggttttgCCTGCCAAATCGGCTTTCAAGCCTGATGGGCGgcgctgccacttttgggcatCAACACATGGCCCCCAtttcttggtaaagcttgcATACCAAGAAATACACCTAAGGATGATGGATTCCACCGGCTATTTGTTCTGAGGGCGATACGTCAATATATCAGCCATACCGCTTCTATGTGTCTTGCCAAACACTCAGATGGTGCTTCTTCAAGTActtcccattcagagctctagacAGCTGAAATCCACTTAAAGTTTCCACCATATAGGAATTGCTATGGAGCACACTTGTAATCTTGTATGGTCCTTCCCAACTTAGATACCACTTCCCAAACTCATTACTCTTAGCCCCTATAGGCAGAATTGTTTTCCAAATCAGATCTCCCACCTGAAATGTTTTGGCTTTAACTTTTTTGTTGGATGCTTTAGCCACTCGAACTTTATCCCTTTCAATCTTAGCCAAAGCTTCCATCCGCTTGTCGGTCACTtcatcaatattatccatcatCAAAGCATATTAAGTATCGAAATCAAGATTATCTTGCTTAGCTAACCTATATGCACCCAGATTTACCTCGACAggcaaaacggcttcttgaCCATAGACAAGCTCAAAAGGAGTAACCTTAGTCGCGCCATGTCTAGAAATACGATgagcccataaagattcagatAACACCTCGTGCCATCTTTTAGGAttttcttctatcttcttcttgataAGCTTAATTAATATTTTGTTGCTAGACTCggcttgaccattagcttgagcataataaggagaCGAATTGAGCAGTTTAATATCGAAGGACTCCACAAACTCACGCACCTCTTTGGATATAAATGAAGTCCCTTGATCAGTGGTCAAAGTTTGCCGAATACCAAATCTGTGTATAATATGTTCCTTGACAAACCCAATCACCTCTCGATGTGTCATAATCTTAAGGGGAATCACCTCAGtccacttggtaaaataatcagtagccatAATCACAAAACAATACCCCTTTGATGAAGAAGGGTGAATTTTACCAACAAAATCCAATCCCCATCCTCTAAATGGCCACGGCTTTTATAATTGAATGCATTGATGCAGCAGGTACCAACTGAACATCCCCGAACTTTTGACACTCTTTACAACCTTTGTAGTAGCGAAAACAATCGACTATCATATTAGGCCAATAAAAACCAGCTCGCTTGAGGAGCCACTTCATCACACGAGCCAATTGATGCGTACCACAAACCCCTTCATGCACCTCCGCCATTGCTAACCGAGCTTGATCAGAATCCAAGCACTTCAAAAGCAATCCATCAACCGTCCGACGATATAACTCGTCATCCATCAACACAAACTTGAGTGCCCATCATCAAACCTTTCTGCCAACCAAGCACTTAGGATCCTGTAAATAATTAGTCAGAGGTGTTCtccaatcatccacttcatctttagcAAATTTGGGATGATTCATAGCAGAAGTGGAATTTTCTCCAcacagaccggtcagaccggttagCTGGGTGGTCAGAACGGTTAGACCGGTCATACTGGTTTCGGAGGCTGGTCGAACTGGTTCCTCTAGGACATAGCACTCGACCTCGCAAAGCGTCGGCATTCTTTCATGAAAGTTCCTTTTATGGACATTATAGCCAGACGCTTGTTGTGCTAGAGCATTAGCCCTCAGATTCTCTTCCCTCGGTATATGATAAATAGTAAATTCATCCATACAAGCTATTATGCCTAAGAATTTATCAAGATAAGCGTTTAAAAACCCGCCTAAGCATTGGCATACCTTAGACACTTGCTGCACTACCAGCAGAGAATcaccataagcttcaacatgttTAATCCCCATCTCTTGCAAAATTTCCAAACCGAATAACAAGGCTTCACACTCAGTTTGATTATTGGTATACTTATGATCCAACCAGCTAAGAAACTCAAAAACAGCCCGTTGGGTGAAATAAGTACCACACCAACGCCGCAGCCATTTTTGCAAACtgatccatcaaagtgcaaCTTCCAAGAGGTAAAAGTAACATAACCGACATTCAAATCAAGTTGCTCATTAATCCTATGCTCAACGATAAAATCTGCTACAATTTGTCCTTTCATCGATTTCAACGGTTCACAAATCAGATCATATTCGATGAGAGCATAAGCCCATTTACTGATCCTACCACTCAAAATAGGTTtttgcaacatgtatttaattatgtTGGTTTGACAAGCCACTATGCAAGTATTTGATAATAAATAATGCCTCAACTTGGTGCAAGTATGATATAATGATAAACACAATTTTTCAATAAAAGTGTACCTCGTCTCGACATCTAATAGTCTTCTAGTCACATAAGTAACAACATACTCGTTCCCTTCGGTTTCTTGAGTCAAAATAGCCCCAATAACACCCTCTTCGGCAGCTATAGATAATTTAAAAAGAATACCATGCTTTGGATCCTGAAGAATGGGCGGCGAAGATAAATAACTCTTAATTTCCTCAAATGCTTCTTGCTGTTTTGCCCCCCCCAAAGTAAAATCAGTTTCATTCTTTAATCGAAGTAAAGGAGTAAACTCATTCACCCTCCCGGACAAGTTGCAAATAAATCTCCTCAAATAATTCACCTTGCTCAAGAACTTCTGCAACTCTTTTTTGCAAGTAGGAGCTTGTAATTTTCTAATAGATTCAATTTTCATAAGATCAATTTCAACTCCTTTCTCATGCACTACAAAGCCTAAGAATTTCCCAGCCAatacaccaaaagcacatttgagtCGATTCATCTTTAAACCATACCGACGCATTCGTTCCAATGCAAGTCTCAAATCAGCCAAATGGGATTCAGGCCCGGCCGATTTCACAACAATGTCATCGATATATACTTCCAGCACTACTCCaagcaaatcatgaaaaatcaaattcatagccctttgataagtagcaccagcattttgcAGACCAAACATCATAACAATCCACTCAAACAAACCAACAAATCCTGGACACACAAAAGCCATTTTGGATacatcctcttcggccataaaaatttgattgtatccagcattGCCATCAAGAAAGCTGATCATTCTATGACCAGATGCAGCATTAATAAGTACATCGGctataggcataggatattcaTCTTTAGGGGCAGCCCTATTAAGATCTCTAAAATCAATACACACACGGAGCTAGTCTGTACCTTCCTTTTCAACAGGCACAATATTAGAAACCCAATCAGCATATCGACAAGGCCTAATAAACTCAGCATCAAGTAACCGATTGATTTCCTCTTTCACTCGGTCATAAATAATAGGATTAAAATATCTAGTAGGTTGTTTATGAGGCCTAAAACCAGGTTTGGTAGGTAGCCGATGCTCAACTAGCTTCGCAGCTTAAACTAGACATTTGAGTAAAATTCCATGCAAAACAGTCGACATACTCTTTCAATAATTTTATTGAATTGGCCTTAAAAACAGGCTCAAGATTCTTGTTTACAATGTCGGTCTTGGTACAGTACCATCACCAATATCCACCTCCTCTAAAGGATCGGCCAACGTAAACCCTTGTCCTAATTTACTCATGTCATCAAGATCTTCAATGGCTTCACACATATCGTTCTTTCACGCCCGATAGTGCTCTAGCCTTTGCTGCAACCATTCTAGATTTGCGTCCATTATATCATATGTGATGAGCTAGTCGACCATCAATCGGCTTTAGTATAGCAGCGACAAAGCCATCCTTTATGCAACTAATGTACTCACAATCTGAAAGATCTACGCCAGATACGCATCTAACATTATCGTGAGCACTCATAGTAGAACTATCGGCCACAGCAACACAAGCCGATGTATCACCATGAACGACCTCCACTTCGTCGCCAATCCACTGAATCAAGCATTGATGCAACATAGAAGGAATACAttgatttgcatgtatccaatcacAACCCAAGATCAAGCTGAAGTTACCTTGTGTTTTGGCGACGAAGAAAGCAGTAGCCAACGTCTTACTCCCAACGGTGAGCTCCATAGAGACGACGCCTTTATCTCCCATAGGCTCTTCTCCTCCCATACTGCTAATAGTCATGTTGGGCTTGATTAGCTCCTTATCTGAACCTTccaatttcttgaacaaagaaTAGGGCATCAAATTTACAATTGCTCCCCCATCAACCAACATTTGAGAAATCGGCTTCCCGTTGATGTGACCTTGCATGTACAATGCCTTCAGATGGTTTTCAGTAGCTTTAGGCTTCTGGAATACTGCTTCCTTAGGCCCAAAGTTGAGGTGAGCCAAATCTTCCTCCGAGAGAACATAGCCATCCATCGACATATGAACCACATTTATGTCCAGCATCATCCTCTCAGGAGAAGAACTGTAATTAACAAGTTGTTCATCGTCCTCTGTCGCATGAACTAATGCCAAATATTCATCGCACGCCATAAGGTCAGAAAGAGCGGAAACGGGCGAAGTTTTTGACgagaccagtctgaccggttccTGGACCGGTTTGATCGATTCAGGGGCTGGCTCAGATGTctcaaccggtctgaccagttcaGCCTGAACGTCGTCCTTTGCTCTCCACTCCTTCTTTTGAGGCGCCATGGGTCTGTACTTGTTGAATGCTCATCCTTCTATTTTTCCAGCTCCTATTCCCTTCTCTCCTGTAGCCTTAGTCTCTGCAATTTCCTCCTTTGTGTGTGAGTTAACCCGGGAGGACACCACCTCGGTAGGAGATATTTAGAATTTGATCCACTGCTGCTAGCTTCATGATCATTGGCAGCGGATACCTTCTGAACAGGAGCTGTGACCGGATTGTTCATATCAATCGGTCTTTCTGCATTAGCCTCAACGGGAATTTTCATAGACCCAATTTGGTAGTAGCTTCTCCTCTGCCCTCCTCTGATTCTATCTCTATCTTCTGAACTTCCCCTTTCTTTTGCTTGGGACGATACACCTGCTTGGGGGAAGAAGTGCGCGGTGTCTAaacaaaccggtctgaccggttatgggggaccagtctgaccggtcggGTCTGCTGATCCTGACCAGATAGGTGAGGAGCCCACCAGCTATGCACGGGATGTGAAACTCTATCCAAAGCTGACTTTCTGGAGCCTCCCTATCTAGGATGGAAAGACGGCTGCTGCACAAATTGATAAGGCACCCACATCACCCCATTATCATCCCACACCGGGCATGGAGGATTCGACACCTGAGGAGCCCAAGATGTGGAGGGATGCTGTCTGTGCTTCACCTGGTCGCCCCTCTGTCTAACAACCGCTCTCGGCGGCGAACCTTGCTTCTCTTGGCGGACAGGTGACCTCATTCTTTTTTTACCGGCCGATCACTTGTAATGGCCCTTTCTTTGGTATACTTGTTCAGAAGCATATCAAAGGTGACATTCTGCCTATGGCTGCTCCCCTAATCTTTTGCCATGTTAAGCTTCCAGGTCCCAATTTCCGGGCGCTTGGGCTTTAGCATTCGGGGACGGCCTTGTGTtagaccggtctaaccggtctcccgaaccggtctgaccggtccaaCCTGACCGACCGGCTCAGACGGCTTTTGGCCAGATCCCGAGTCCAAGGCTTGCCCCCGTGTCCAGAGGTTTTCACAGTAATCTTGAATGATTCTCTACCATCTGGGGTCTTTTCATGCACCACTTCGCTTGCCAATTCTTTGCCTCTCAAATCGGGCTTCTCTTCCCCGATTATCACTTTTTCCCTTTAGTTGCTTTAGCTTGATGCGACCGAACCAGTACCTTAGGTTGTTGAATATCCATTGTGTTGACAAGAAAAGGTGTCTTGTCCACTTGCATCTCATGGAAAGTCAACCGGCCTTCATTTATAGCCGATTGAACCTGTCGACGAAATACATTGCAGTCATTGGTAGCATGAGAAAAACTACTATGGAATTTGCAATATGCTTTTATTTTCAATTCCTCAAGTGGAGGCATGGTATGAGTTATTTTCAAAAACCCAAGTTTAAGTAATTCATCAAAAATACGATCACACTTGGAAATGTCAAAAGTAAATTTTACTTCTTCTTGCCGACTCTTTTGGGCCAGCTTAAGTGATGTACAAGAGTAAGATTTAGCTTTAGAAGGCCATACAAATTCAGTAATGTAAACTTCATTGTCATCATCGTTCGAACTATCGGAATCATACTTGATGGCATGCATATTAGACTGACGCGACTTGAAGCTATCTTTTTCTTTAGCAATTCTAAGTTCCATTGTTGAGGCCTTCATTAACACTTGCGTGATAGTGTGAAGCTCAAAACCTTCTAGCCAATCTCTAATGGAGGATTTTAAACCCTTAAGCGCAAGGTCAGCTAAATCACTATCGGTTAGCTATAAATTAAAGCACcagtttttgtttctttgaatCGTCTTATGTAATAAACGAAAGATTTTTATTTGCCTTGTCTAACCGATGTCAAATCCGTCAACTTTAATTGAAAATTTCCGGTATAAAaatgatcatgaaatttttgcTCCAATTGTTCCCATGAATCAATAGAGCTGAGAGCTAAGGACAAGTACCAAGCGAAAGCGGTTCCGGTTAATGATAAGGAAAATAAATGAATGCACAAAGCATTATAATACCCCGCCTCGCCTAGCTGAGCAAGATATTGACTAATATGTTCCCAATTAGTTCGGTTATCTTCGCCACTAAATTTAACAAAATCTGGCATGCGCCAACCGACTGGGTAGGGAACATAGTCAAAATCAGCTTGATACGACTTTTGATATAATTTCAAACTCCTAGTATTTATGTCGTATTTGGTTTGCATCAAAGCTAACACCTCCTCTCTAAATTTCCTAATCTCGCGAAGGGAGGGTATCTCTGAGTGCTCTTGGGCTGATGTATTCACGATGCTCGTATGGGGTGGGTTGCCGCTCTGAATGCGGTGCAAATCAGAAAACACATCATTCGAGATCCCTCTAGATGCCATAATGTTGTTGGGGATTGGAGGAGACGTGTATGCTATCGTGCCAAATGAGTATGGGTTAACCCCAAACTCACCAACATGGTCAGGAACGATCGAGCTAGGCACGACAGTGATCGGCACTGGTGCTTCGGTGATGACGGTCAGCTGGCCAGCCTGAAAtgcctgaccggtctgaccgctCCAGCCGTGCTCGATCGGCTGTTGCGGCTGGGTCCGAGGCGGCGTTTGCCCTGAATAGAAGCTCAACGGCATGTCGTATGCAGGGTTTTCAGGAATGGCCCCCACATTTGCCGATGAACTAGTTTGTGCAGCCCCACACGAGTCAACTTGTGAAAAATTGTTTTTATCATAAGAAACGGATTTATTTCCTACAAGTTGATCTATCCGAGCCATTAATGTATTAGTGATTCTATTTTGATCAGCAAGACTTTTACGGAGCTCATCATTAACGGCGGCTTGGTTTGAGGGGAAATTATTCACATTGTGTACTTCTTCGACCATGCTGTCTTTCATCTTGATCGCGGGAAACTCGAAGTCTTGCACTCTTGTTGTCTTGCCCTTGTGATCTTTCTTGATGCCCACGAGATATTGCATCTTAACGTATTACTGGAGTGCCGCCAGATTCCGTTGCTCCTCCTCACTGAGATCTTCCACGGCAGCCGTGATGATGTTGTCTTTGTTGATGTCCGTAGTAGACCCCATCTTGCTAGGGTTTTCCGGAATGGTTATGGAAACCAGATATTTCTGTCCCCATCGGAAacgccaaaatgtgttgatgcTTTTTCTGGTCAACACACGAATTGCGCTTGCTCGCGTGTGCACCAAAGATCATCTTGTTAGCGTCGCTGAACCAGGCCGGTCAGGCAGGCCGGTCAAACCGGTCCTTACAGAGCCGCTGCGAAAACCTAAGATCGCCGCCTCGGGAGGAACCCCGTCGGAGTGACAcgcctagggttgctctgagatcggtCAGGCCGCTCAGAGCTTCCTCAACTGCCGTCGAGACGAAGGAGCAAAGTAAAGGGGTTcgaaaagctagggtttggagataaaaggtAAAAAGATTTGTTCGACGATTGGGTATtagccctcaatcggccaggaccctctatatttatagggtgtGAGGCCTTTTCCCACAAGAAAGTCCCGTTTCAACTCcaattcaacaaggactctcgATTTCTTCTTGGACTAGGGcagactggtctgaccggtcagggAACCCGGTCAGACCAGTTCCGCCTGCCAAATCAGCTTTCGAGCTTGATCGGCGGCGCTGCCACTTTTGAGCGTTAACAATACTGATTGGTCATTAACGGGCAAATCATTATATTATACTCTATCCGTTCTAAATTaatatttgttttgattttttagatacctaacttttgctatgtatagATATACATCGAGATACATATTAAAAGTTTTGTATTAAAAAAGTTAATATGTATAATACCATGGAGTAAGTCGGCAAATATATTCATTGGCCATGAGAAAATAGAGTAATCCATAGGTTACTACATCAAACCAGTCAACCAGGCAACCAATACGCAAGACGTCGAATTCGTCAACCAACCGATGAGCAACAAAACATGATTGGAACGACTGACTGGGCTCAGTTGGTGATGCTGTTGGGAATGCCGCGGATGACCGGCCCTGGCTTCCTCGTTGGCGTGAGCAGTGTGTACGGCACCTCCACCGGCCCGGCCCTGTTCTTCAGCGTCCGGTCGGCATTCCTCCTCTGGATTCTATCCGCGACCACCTCCAGCCTCGCCTGGAACCGCGTCAGCGCCTCGCCTGCGCGCCGCTCGCTAGTCCACAGCTCGGAGTCCGGCCGCTGCCCCAGGAACACCTCCCCTGTCCGCGCCAGCGACTTGGCTGACATCCCCATGAGCGCCAGCGTCTCCTTCCTCGGGGTGATGCTCCCCAGGAACTCGGCCTCCGTCACCGCCGCTCCGACCTCCGGCATCGGGCGCGAGGCGAGGGTGGGGCTGTTGGGGACGAACCCCTGGTACCCGTACTGCCCGaggccgacggcggcgtggaACGCCGAGCCCAGCCAGATGATGGTGGTGCACGtctccacgaggtcggcgaggCGGTCCATCGCCGGCCACCACTGCGCGCCCTGCAGGTCACCGTGCCCCACGTGACGCACCTCCCTCCACCACGCCTGAAGCTCGCTGTCGCCCGTGACGGCGCTGTCGTTGGTGTAGTAAATGGTGCAGTAGTCGGTGACCCATTTCTTGATTGCCGTCCAGATTTCGAGACCGTCCACTGCATACGGGTAGTCCTTGATCAGCAGGTCAACCTTCTCTGGGTTCTTTGGATCACCTTTTGCCACGCCTCTGCAAATGAATTTTTTCACAACAAAATTGATTCAGAAGCATGGTTAGAATTCGTTGCAcaattcctaattagtatctttTATGCAATGCAGTATATCACTATATCATCTACTACTGGTGTTTTGATCATAGAGTTCAAACACACTATTTCGTCTATCGCTTTTGAATATAGAAACATTTTGCAACTGAGTTACCACATAGTATACCTCTTGATGAGATCAGCAGGGAGAGCAAGCTCTGTGAAGTTCCAGTTCTTGTAGGCCTTTGAGGACATCTCCAGGGCGTACTTGCTTGCAAGGTAGGTGACCTCCTGTATGCCACGGAAGATATCGCCATTCTTCCTTTTGTCACCTGAACCGAGGACGATCTGGCGTGCGACGGCATTCACGTGCAGCGTGTTCCGGAAATGTGGCTTCAGGAGCTTGTGGATGGGGTGCAGCACGCTCAGCTGCCTGTTCGTCGCAATAATGAGCGGCTCCATGGTGGCATGCACGTTAAGCCTACAAAGATCACATGAAAACTCATCATACCAAATATCGTATACGTATTGCCATCTCCTTTTCACCGGAAGGTGCTGATAGTCTGGCACATGGGACTCTGCAGTTTGCGTACCAGTGAATGACAAAGTTGTTCTTCGAGGTATCATTCACGGCGGCGTGGGCTTTGGCCAGGTCCCACGCGGTGAACTTGTCGGCGGACAAGGTCTCTTCACTGGCATCCGGTGGAGTGTACACCGTGCTGACAGCACCGAGCCGTTCGTCGTCCGGGTGCGGCGAGCTGAGCTCGATCGCCAGAGGTCGTAGCGTAGAGTCATCATTCAAGAACAGAATGGTTCGCGCTGCGTAAGCCTTCCTCTGCGAGATCtcgcccttctcctcctcgcctGGCAACTCGTTGATGCGCTTCAGGTATGGCATCACCCAATCGTGGTGATCCACGACGAACAATCTCCCATCCTCCACAGCCTTTGTGTACGATGGCATACAATTTATTCAGAAACTTTTCCATTTTCTGAATAATAATGGATTCTCTAGGAGCAATAACTAGTAGAAATCAAGAGTAGATGTACCTGCTGCACTGTCAGGCCACTCATGTTCCTCTGAATGTGATCTTTGGTTATCTTGCTGTCCTGGTCCCCGTAGACGGTCCGGTCAAGTTCGCTGGTGAGGGGGAACTTAGTGACACGCTTGATGCACACCGGGTTCGTCCCAGCGAGCATCTGCCGAGCATATTCTTCATCTCTACGCCAACTCATTGGGTTCACTAAGATCAAAGCCGAAATGAACATTCTTGTATAGCATAGAAGATGATAATATAAAGACTAGGTTTACAATGAAGCGATTATACTGCACGTCTGCACCTGAAATGACTTGTGGGACGGGCAATTTTGGCGTGGCGGCACCGCTGTTGATGATTTGCTTCGCCTTAGCCAGCCGGCCGACGTCGTCGAGGCCGACAAGGCCATAAATTTCTGCAATGGACTTGAAGTGGCCACCCAGGTTTGGAGGGCTTGGAGCTGCGATGGCTGCAGTACCGACGCGCTCGTCGCACGGGACATAAATCTGCTTGTCCAGTGAAACTCTGGTCTCCGTGAGAGGATCTGATGCACGATTGATGAAAATCGTGTCGTGAACATGGTTCAAGAACCAGCATCGTCATTAGTAGGGGAGTGAGGTATTACTAACTTGAGCAAACAATGAACTACTTTCAACTGGGAAACAGCATCTAATGAAGTGTTCGCGCAGTAGGATTATTCTAGTCAATTTTGCAATTTCTATGTAGATCTAAATAATTCTATATTTGCAAACAATAACTCAATAAGGGCATTGCCTATGTAGAGCAAAGCAAATATAACTACCAACTTGAAATATAGACGCCATAATTTAAGTGTTCAATCTTAAAGAACATGTTGATGATACAGATCTAGAGTGTTTGGCTTCATGATCACCAACCAAAAACATTTGTTCCATTTAACATAAGGGATTTATATGTACTTATAGGTGGCATCAGCATCGACATCTGTGCTGAATTCAATAATAATGAAATCATGTCGTAGTTGCAAAGACTTTTATGAATACGATAGGTGAGAAAAGGTTGTTCTCTTACATATATTTGTCACGTTTTTTAAACATTTCTCACACATGATATTAAGAaagtttgtatatatagttgTCGAAAGTATGACAACTCTTTTAAACGTTTCGATCTCTTTTCTTGTTCCTACATGCACCTGCCTTCAGATGCGAATCCA encodes the following:
- the LOC101779081 gene encoding probable linoleate 9S-lipoxygenase 5, producing MMQPRPSQSQYCQASLAASFAGAGWARSKAIWPVPTRPALVLAAAHSRRKKQQSGGTSLHKATTTAGDTSSSRLEARSLAAQEHRVYVGGKLLLQSFLDSPSNQLRLSFQLVSATVAGGDGRGVMGGEAVLESILGAREETELDVKLAWHAALGKPGAVVVTNHSDFPVYLKLLSCPAAAGSAGIAVCFACNGWVYPVGKHPHRLFFTNDAYVKEDTPSPLLAYREDELAVLRGEEGAGEQPFQEWDRVYDYALYNDLANPDLRKDLARPVLGGSREYPYPRRTKTARPPTRTDPLTETRVSLDKQIYVPCDERVGTAAIAAPSPPNLGGHFKSIAEIYGLVGLDDVGRLAKAKQIINSGAATPKLPVPQVISVNPMSWRRDEEYARQMLAGTNPVCIKRVTKFPLTSELDRTVYGDQDSKITKDHIQRNMSGLTVQQAVEDGRLFVVDHHDWVMPYLKRINELPGEEEKGEISQRKAYAARTILFLNDDSTLRPLAIELSSPHPDDERLGAVSTVYTPPDASEETLSADKFTAWDLAKAHAAVNDTSKNNFVIHWLNVHATMEPLIIATNRQLSVLHPIHKLLKPHFRNTLHVNAVARQIVLGSGDKRKNGDIFRGIQEVTYLASKYALEMSSKAYKNWNFTELALPADLIKRGVAKGDPKNPEKVDLLIKDYPYAVDGLEIWTAIKKWVTDYCTIYYTNDSAVTGDSELQAWWREVRHVGHGDLQGAQWWPAMDRLADLVETCTTIIWLGSAFHAAVGLGQYGYQGFVPNSPTLASRPMPEVGAAVTEAEFLGSITPRKETLALMGMSAKSLARTGEVFLGQRPDSELWTSERRAGEALTRFQARLEVVADRIQRRNADRTLKNRAGPVEVPYTLLTPTRKPGPVIRGIPNSITN